The following are from one region of the Penaeus chinensis breed Huanghai No. 1 chromosome 32, ASM1920278v2, whole genome shotgun sequence genome:
- the LOC125042757 gene encoding uncharacterized protein LOC125042757 isoform X1, protein MPRVACLFREGSRKLVIARERTIAPLEERWPRCSSGVLLAVGVLAVVGGRGQARAEDRVPAALGELTAVLRDLGGEVTAGINKLLNELQQERLRRGEEIQVLREQASDNRRALDVLRAEMIAVASGRCPAAGHGPVPEGGSEVRAMGAGMGGDERARSASPPGGRGSEGDANVDDTTPDGDCPHPYKRFGRYCLTLLKERNKWEFARSRCHLHARSMSAGRASVKGDLVVPHDMEAFKAFIASTDFGGAPTGRAWVGGSAEGWGGVWAWVDGSLMNELPWVYSHASGDGSRIAVDHESVFHTVGDGEILWSVCQYLPS, encoded by the exons ATGCCGAGAGTAGCCTGTTTATTCCGTGAGGGATCGAGGAAACTCGTCATTGCCCGGGAAAGGACGATCGCGCCTTTAGAA gAACGGTGGCCGCGATGTTCTTCCGGCGTCCTGCTGGCCGTGGGCGTCCTGGCTGTCGTGGGCGGCCGTGGgcaggcgagggctgaggacagGGTGCCCGCCGCCCTCGGGGAACTGACGGCCGTCCTCAGGGACCTCGGCGGGGAAGTGACGGCGGGGATCAACAAGCTGCTGAATGAGCTGCAGCAGGAGAGGCTGCGGCGCGGCGAGGAGATCCAGGTGCTGAGGGAGCAGGCCTCCGACAACAGGAGAG CTCTCGACGTCCTCCGCGCGGAGATGATAGCGGTGGCGAGCGGCAGGTGCCCGGCAGCCGGTCACGGACCAGTGCCTGAGGGCGGCAGCGAAGTGAGAGCCATGGGCGCAGGCATGGGCGGGGATGAGCGGGCGAGATCTGCCTCTCCTCCAGGCGGCAGAGGCAGCGAGGGCGATGCCAACGTTGATGACACGACGCCAGATGGAG ACTGCCCACATCCTTACAAGCGCTTCGGGAGGTATTGTTTGACGCTATTGAAGGAGCGCAACAAGTGGGAGTTCGCAAGGTCGCGCTGTCACCTGCACGCGCGTTCCATGAGCGCCGGCCGTGCCTCGGTCAAGGGCGACCTTGTTGTGCCACATGACATGGAGGCTTTCAAGGCATTTATCGCAAGCACTGACTTCG GCGGCGCTCCGACTGGACGCGCGTGGGTGGGCGGCTCGGCGGAAGGCTGGGGaggcgtgtgggcgtgggtggacgGCTCGCTGATGAACGAGCTGCCGTGGGTGTACTCGCATGCGAGCGGCGACGGATCGCGGATCGCCGTGGACCACGAGAGCGTGTTCCACACCGTGGGCGACGGGGAGATCCTGTGGTCCGTGTGCCAGTACCTGCCGTCGTGA
- the LOC125042757 gene encoding uncharacterized protein LOC125042757 isoform X2, whose product MNKERWPRCSSGVLLAVGVLAVVGGRGQARAEDRVPAALGELTAVLRDLGGEVTAGINKLLNELQQERLRRGEEIQVLREQASDNRRALDVLRAEMIAVASGRCPAAGHGPVPEGGSEVRAMGAGMGGDERARSASPPGGRGSEGDANVDDTTPDGDCPHPYKRFGRYCLTLLKERNKWEFARSRCHLHARSMSAGRASVKGDLVVPHDMEAFKAFIASTDFGGAPTGRAWVGGSAEGWGGVWAWVDGSLMNELPWVYSHASGDGSRIAVDHESVFHTVGDGEILWSVCQYLPS is encoded by the exons ATGAACAAG gAACGGTGGCCGCGATGTTCTTCCGGCGTCCTGCTGGCCGTGGGCGTCCTGGCTGTCGTGGGCGGCCGTGGgcaggcgagggctgaggacagGGTGCCCGCCGCCCTCGGGGAACTGACGGCCGTCCTCAGGGACCTCGGCGGGGAAGTGACGGCGGGGATCAACAAGCTGCTGAATGAGCTGCAGCAGGAGAGGCTGCGGCGCGGCGAGGAGATCCAGGTGCTGAGGGAGCAGGCCTCCGACAACAGGAGAG CTCTCGACGTCCTCCGCGCGGAGATGATAGCGGTGGCGAGCGGCAGGTGCCCGGCAGCCGGTCACGGACCAGTGCCTGAGGGCGGCAGCGAAGTGAGAGCCATGGGCGCAGGCATGGGCGGGGATGAGCGGGCGAGATCTGCCTCTCCTCCAGGCGGCAGAGGCAGCGAGGGCGATGCCAACGTTGATGACACGACGCCAGATGGAG ACTGCCCACATCCTTACAAGCGCTTCGGGAGGTATTGTTTGACGCTATTGAAGGAGCGCAACAAGTGGGAGTTCGCAAGGTCGCGCTGTCACCTGCACGCGCGTTCCATGAGCGCCGGCCGTGCCTCGGTCAAGGGCGACCTTGTTGTGCCACATGACATGGAGGCTTTCAAGGCATTTATCGCAAGCACTGACTTCG GCGGCGCTCCGACTGGACGCGCGTGGGTGGGCGGCTCGGCGGAAGGCTGGGGaggcgtgtgggcgtgggtggacgGCTCGCTGATGAACGAGCTGCCGTGGGTGTACTCGCATGCGAGCGGCGACGGATCGCGGATCGCCGTGGACCACGAGAGCGTGTTCCACACCGTGGGCGACGGGGAGATCCTGTGGTCCGTGTGCCAGTACCTGCCGTCGTGA